The sequence GAATTACTGCCTTTGCAACTGGCCGCCGAGCGACGCAATGTGCGGCAGGCCGAGGCAACCTACGATCGTTGGTCCGGTCTCTTGAAAGACCGCCGGCAGAGTCAGATTCGAGAGGAGCTCAGGCAGTACGAGCGACAGGTCACCAATGCGGGCGGGGAGCCCGAGCAGTCGCAGATTTTGCGGCTGGGCGATCTATGGGTGGAAATCATTGGTGAGACCGATCATGCCGACCGGAGCTTGGCCAAGGAAAAACTGGAATCGGCTAAGTGGTCTGCACAACTCGCAGAAACCGAAGCGCAAATCGCCGCTGCGAAACGCGGAGGCGAACGATTGTCGAGCAGCATGGGACTGCAGCTCCAATTGATGAAGAATCGACTGCCGTCGATCAATCATATCAGCGGTCAGATTGACATGATCGATGCACTCATCGAGAAACGTCGCGATCTCCAGCGGCAACTCGAAATGAGCTTGCAAGGCATGGATGATTCGGTCGCCGGTGAGTTGCCGATGGAGGTGTTTTCTGACCGCGTGTTACTGGGCACGAGTCGCGCATCGACTCATCTTCCCAGCGCCGAGGCGGGGTTGCTCGGGAAATTCATCCTCGACCTTCAAACTCACCTGACCAAACTCGCCGAACGCCGCAGCGAGCTAGAGAATTTACGTGCGACACTCATAGCACTCAGTGCCGTGCTCGACTCGCATGTCATTTGGATTCGTAACGAGTCTATTTTTCATCTGGGGGATATTTCCTCGGCTTGGAAAGCATTTCGGTGGATGGTTCGCCCCCGATACCTGCGCCTATTGGGTGTGCGGTTGGCGGAAGGATTTTGGGATCGCCCCGCACTCATCGTGTTGGCGTTGCTCGCAATCGGCACCGTCGTTTTACTGGGGAGTCGGGTGCGCCGCCGCATCATTGAACTCGGTAAAACAGCGTCGAGTCGACAGAATCTATCGCTCCAGCCAACGTTAACGACGGCGTTGTTGTCGTTTGTGTTGATGCTACCCCTGGTCGTTCTACTGTGGACCTGCGGCGCCGCTTTCCATGCGTCCGGAGGCGACGAGCCTATTGTACAGGCGATAGCGGAGGCGCTCTCGATCGCAGCAATCGCAGTCTGGCCCATTGAACTACTCCGTCAGTGGCTGCGCCCATCAGGCCTTGCGATTGCCCATTTTCAGACCGATGAAGATTCAATTCGTGGATTGAGAAGATGGTTGAGAATCTTGATCGATATCGGGGTACCACTACTGGTTCTCAACATCACCGCGACGCAGCTGGGGCGATACCAACTCACTCAGGCTCTCAGCCGCGTGATGCTGATGGCCGGTATGGGGCTACTGAGCATGGTGCTGTGGCGGACCCTCGAGCCGAAAAAGGGCATCTTCTCGGTCTCGATCCAGGAGACGCCGCAGGGTTGGCTGGCGAGACTGCGACACATCTGGTTCCTGCCCATCGTGTGGACACCGATTGCTTTTATGATCATTTCGATGATGGGTTACGGTAGCGCGGCGGAGGTGTTGATTCGGCAATTCTACTTCACATTCTGCTTGTTTATCGTTGTATTCTTTATCAGTGGTGCGACGCGACGGTGGTTGTTGACACAACGTCGTCGGTTGGCTTGGGCAGTCCATCGTGAGCGGATCGAGGAGTCCGAGCGTTTGGGGCAAACGGGTGTCGAGGTCGAGCCGACTGCAACGTTGGAGGCGTCGGAGATCAACGCCCAAACAAGCCGCTTAATTAACGCCTTCCTGTCTATCGGATCGGTGATCGGCGTCGCGTGGATTTGGTCGCCTGTGCTCCCCGCGGTCGGATATCTGGAAGCCATTCAGTTGTGGCCGAGCATTGATGAGAAGGGTGAGATCAGTTACATCACACTCGCTGACTTAGTCAGGACAATTCCAATTCTGGTCCTGACGCTGACCTCGGTGAGGAACCTACCGGGATTGATCGAGGCTGTCCTGTTGGAACGCTTGCCGTTGGAGAAACCGGTACGCTACGCCATCACGACGCTTGGGACGTACATGTTGATGTTCATCGGGTTAGCCATGAGTGCTAAAACGTTGGGGCTGCGATGGGACAATATCCAATGGCTGGTGGCGGCCCTCGGCGTCGGTCTTGGCTTCGGTCTGCAGGAAATCTTTGCAAACTTCATCAGCGGATTAATATTGCTCTTCGAGCAACCGATCCGTGTTGGAGACGTCGTCACCCTCGGCGATACCACGGGCGTGGTGGCACGGATCCAAATGCGCGCGACTACGGTTACCAACTGGGATCGCCAAGAACTGGTCATTCCCAATAAAGACCTGATCACCGGTCGGCTGATCAATTGGACATTGACCGACACGACCAATCGGATCGTCATTGAGGTCGGTGTCGCCTATGGCAGCGACACCAACCAAGCCTGCGAGGTGCTGCGTGCGGTCTGTCGCGAGAACGAGTGGGTTGCTGACGATCCTGGGCCGGTCATCACCTTTGAGGGTTTTGGGGACTCGACCCTGAAACTCGTTCTACGGTGCTACCTCGCCGACCTCGAGAACCGATTGCATTCCATTCATGAGCTCCACACGGCAATCAACCAAGCGTTCCAGGCTGAGGGAATTGAAATTGCGTTCCCTCAGCGAGATTTGCACCTACGGTCGTTGCCGCCGGAGTTAATTGAGTCGCTCAAGCGACCGGCTTCTTCATGAATTCAGTTTCTACGGCGATATCGCTATCGTCGGGAGTCGCGTCGTTGTCGACATCGAACCACGATTCTTCAAACTTCATGTACCCACTTTCACCCCGGTCAGCACGTGCAAAGGCGACATTCGTCCCCAGCGCGATCACTGCGTCGCCCATGGCGACGGCAGGGTAGCAACGCGGACGATTTTCTGGGTCTGGGTTCCGGATGCAGTATGCCCAGTGCTCGATTTCCTCTTGGTACCCACGGCTGACTGGGCCGGAGGTCGCTGCTTGGGCGACCGGGGCGGCGAAATCGCCTGAGGCGGAGGTATCCAGGGCATAACCACCCGACTTCTTGGAGACACCCGCTTTGCTGCTGGTATCGCTATCACGGTATAGGAATACATCGGTCTCCTTATCCATGACCAACGTCCCCTTGGTGCCCATCACAACTTCGCCCCAACCACCGAAACCATTCCCGTTGATCGAAGAATAGGTCACCACGATCTTCTTGTTCGGATCGGTGTTGTAGCCCGCGACAGGATCGATTTGTTCGTAGCCAGTCTTCGTCTTTTTCGATTTCGGATAGTCTTCCACGCGGTCGTAATAGCCCACATCGAAGGAAGCAGGGTATTCTGGTCCCGCAAATTCGTACATGCAGTAGATATGGTCACGAACTTCGCGATCCAAAGGCATGATCTCACGTCCCCCGACCGCGTGGACGGTCAGCGGATGGGCCTTCTTGCCATCGTCACGCAACGAGCTGAGGAAGATGCTGACGGCATCGAGTTGGTGCGAGCCCAGTTCAGCCATCAGGCCTGCGCCAGTCCGCTGAAATAAACGCCAGCGATGGAGTTCTTCTTCTGCGGTGAACAACTTGTCACCAATGGAAAAGTCCTCGTAGCCGAAGTCCTTCGGGTTGACCGCTTTGTCAGCGTCCCACGCTTGGAACAACGCGACCTCTTGCTGCAGTCGCTGGATCTCGTCGGGATCCTTGGCCTCCTTGAGGGCCTTTTGGCGGTAGGCGAGGTCACTGGCGATACGATCGAACGTTCCTTTCCCGTTGGCCATCTTCTCGCCGCCCGGAATTGGCATCGACCAACTATCCGAGCCCGGCAAGTTGCCGCGGTGCCACTGGGCGCGGATGTGGTGGAGTTGGCCCAGCAGCCCCCAGCGAATCAAATTGACTGCGTTTTCGTATTTGATGTTGTAGTGCCGTTGGTGGCCGGTCGCCAAATGGATCGGATTGCCCTGTTTGTCTTTGAGCTCACCAGCCATCCGTGACATGACCTTGCACTGCGCCACGTTGCGAGCCATCAGCTTTTCGGTCAACACGTGCAGCCCGCGTGACATTGCCTGGGCGGCGACGGGGGCATGCAGCCATAGCGGGAGGGCGATAATCACCGCTTCAATGTCGGGGTTATCGAGGCACTCCATGATGCCCCCAGTGGTCGTGCCATCGTAGA comes from Allorhodopirellula heiligendammensis and encodes:
- a CDS encoding mechanosensitive ion channel domain-containing protein, which gives rise to MLRVVSAGRDPALAAVIAIIAGFVGAPAVAQLPGAGSLGSPTLGSPTPMRQVAFVRPLQDDAKTASNAGTSDTNTKVVEPAPLTSANSVAAEIERVTADETMDPMLRDLVLAALQELAKVFVDQRAIADALAGVEKSIASIESDKAAAKRLANKPLDEVEPGENDYLSIEEVKQNELQATTALAEARERLQKAEAAIATRTTRLEKLPADITALRREIETLEATSVGKFSDDPNGRLQDVRESLRAAQIDAAKERLSLLVREQLLYEAQAELLPLQLAAERRNVRQAEATYDRWSGLLKDRRQSQIREELRQYERQVTNAGGEPEQSQILRLGDLWVEIIGETDHADRSLAKEKLESAKWSAQLAETEAQIAAAKRGGERLSSSMGLQLQLMKNRLPSINHISGQIDMIDALIEKRRDLQRQLEMSLQGMDDSVAGELPMEVFSDRVLLGTSRASTHLPSAEAGLLGKFILDLQTHLTKLAERRSELENLRATLIALSAVLDSHVIWIRNESIFHLGDISSAWKAFRWMVRPRYLRLLGVRLAEGFWDRPALIVLALLAIGTVVLLGSRVRRRIIELGKTASSRQNLSLQPTLTTALLSFVLMLPLVVLLWTCGAAFHASGGDEPIVQAIAEALSIAAIAVWPIELLRQWLRPSGLAIAHFQTDEDSIRGLRRWLRILIDIGVPLLVLNITATQLGRYQLTQALSRVMLMAGMGLLSMVLWRTLEPKKGIFSVSIQETPQGWLARLRHIWFLPIVWTPIAFMIISMMGYGSAAEVLIRQFYFTFCLFIVVFFISGATRRWLLTQRRRLAWAVHRERIEESERLGQTGVEVEPTATLEASEINAQTSRLINAFLSIGSVIGVAWIWSPVLPAVGYLEAIQLWPSIDEKGEISYITLADLVRTIPILVLTLTSVRNLPGLIEAVLLERLPLEKPVRYAITTLGTYMLMFIGLAMSAKTLGLRWDNIQWLVAALGVGLGFGLQEIFANFISGLILLFEQPIRVGDVVTLGDTTGVVARIQMRATTVTNWDRQELVIPNKDLITGRLINWTLTDTTNRIVIEVGVAYGSDTNQACEVLRAVCRENEWVADDPGPVITFEGFGDSTLKLVLRCYLADLENRLHSIHELHTAINQAFQAEGIEIAFPQRDLHLRSLPPELIESLKRPASS
- a CDS encoding Gfo/Idh/MocA family protein; translated protein: MVDKLSKDQRDVGESNYYNAVGSYYDVNRRDFLRGVVAAGAVGGAGVGAAYFGYEKIADPVRVAVIGTGDEGNVLIGGCNPEYIDVKAICDIRPFGQHRAFHGDWSSSSALKRRPGLISVAGYKDEAEARRNVKVYDGTTTGGIMECLDNPDIEAVIIALPLWLHAPVAAQAMSRGLHVLTEKLMARNVAQCKVMSRMAGELKDKQGNPIHLATGHQRHYNIKYENAVNLIRWGLLGQLHHIRAQWHRGNLPGSDSWSMPIPGGEKMANGKGTFDRIASDLAYRQKALKEAKDPDEIQRLQQEVALFQAWDADKAVNPKDFGYEDFSIGDKLFTAEEELHRWRLFQRTGAGLMAELGSHQLDAVSIFLSSLRDDGKKAHPLTVHAVGGREIMPLDREVRDHIYCMYEFAGPEYPASFDVGYYDRVEDYPKSKKTKTGYEQIDPVAGYNTDPNKKIVVTYSSINGNGFGGWGEVVMGTKGTLVMDKETDVFLYRDSDTSSKAGVSKKSGGYALDTSASGDFAAPVAQAATSGPVSRGYQEEIEHWAYCIRNPDPENRPRCYPAVAMGDAVIALGTNVAFARADRGESGYMKFEESWFDVDNDATPDDSDIAVETEFMKKPVA